A window of the Salmo trutta chromosome 25, fSalTru1.1, whole genome shotgun sequence genome harbors these coding sequences:
- the LOC115162366 gene encoding KATNB1-like protein 1 isoform X1 — protein sequence MNPQQCLVIVEKSNRGSGWVKKPRRKDSKTSLVRSEHLRKSINTDRILMMDSEEPEEHDSDEGEYQSLEEQDMVQYRVCYSHPKYTKELDFCKKEDVKKKRCPAGRSGNNPGRQKRVVSCKRKTHHLNICRRKQPATWKTYDVANKENEMACVQDMEEIFYMDPWEFPLTVPHPNKTDEAGSKNSDYFTELSKDHNTMTEVLFGRNLRLSVALTLWQRNVGELLTYFLRIQDTGVFVDFLPVITKSLDGESESPSVSIGCCVDLFPLVKEVLTTPYEEHLVAGLRLVQSVLRHWWPELSASEGPDTHSMDGNIQVFKQQLKEFWNQEPHLSSVPGSAGEIAKVIDYYLLQLP from the exons ATGAATCCCCAACAGTGTCTGGTCATAGTTGAGAAAAGTAACAGGGGCTCGGGTTGGGTTAAGAAACCAAGGCGAAAGGATAGCAAAACCAGCCTCGTGAGATCAGAACATCTTAGAAAGTCTATCAACACTGACAG GATATTGATGATGGACTCGGAGGAGCCCGAGGAGCATGATAGTGACGAGGGAGAATATCAAAGCCTTGAAGAGCAGGACATGGTCCAGTACAGAGTATGCTACTCTCATCCAAAGTACACCAAGGAG TTGGATTTCTGTAAAAAGGAAGACGTTAAGAAGAAGAG ATGTCCGGCAGGTCGTTCAGGGAACAACCCTGGGAGACAGAAGCGGGTTGTGTCGTGTAAGAGGAAGACCCACCATCTCAATATCTGTCGAAGGAAGCAGCCAGCCACATGGAAAACTTATGATGTGGCCAACAAGGAGAACGAAATGGCCTGTGTGCAGGACATGGAAGAGATATTCTATATGGACCCATGGGAGTTTCCACTCACTGTCCCTCATCCTAACAAGACTGATGAGGCTGGTTCAAAAAACAGTGACTACTTCACAGAG TTGTCAAAAGACCACAACACAATGACAGAGGTGCTCTTTGGAAGAAATCTGAGACTGAGTGTAGCTTTGACCCTGTGGCAAAGAAATGTTGGAGAACTGCTTACGTATTTTTTAAG GATCCAAGACACTGGTGTGTTTGTTGATTTTCTTCCAGTGATAACAAAAAG CCTTGATGGTGAGTCAGAGTCACCCAGCGTTTCCATTGGCTGTTGTGTTGACCTTTTCCCCCTAGTGAAAGAGGTCCTCACTACTCCATATGAAGA GCACCTGGTAGCTGGTTTACGATTGGTACAATCAGTATTAAGACATTGGTGGCCAGAGCTCTCAGCAAGTGAAGGACCTGACACACATTCTATGGATGG AAATATCCAAGTGTTCAAACAGCAGCTAAAGGAGTTTTGGAACCAGGAGCCTCATTTGAGTTCAGTTCCAGGAAGTGCAGGTGAAATAGCAAAG GTTATAGACTATTACCTGTTACAATTGCCCTGA
- the LOC115162366 gene encoding KATNB1-like protein 1 isoform X2: protein MNPQQCLVIVEKSNRGSGWVKKPRRKDSKTSLVRSEHLRKSINTDRILMMDSEEPEEHDSDEGEYQSLEEQDMVQYRVCYSHPKYTKEEDVKKKRCPAGRSGNNPGRQKRVVSCKRKTHHLNICRRKQPATWKTYDVANKENEMACVQDMEEIFYMDPWEFPLTVPHPNKTDEAGSKNSDYFTELSKDHNTMTEVLFGRNLRLSVALTLWQRNVGELLTYFLRIQDTGVFVDFLPVITKSLDGESESPSVSIGCCVDLFPLVKEVLTTPYEEHLVAGLRLVQSVLRHWWPELSASEGPDTHSMDGNIQVFKQQLKEFWNQEPHLSSVPGSAGEIAKVIDYYLLQLP from the exons ATGAATCCCCAACAGTGTCTGGTCATAGTTGAGAAAAGTAACAGGGGCTCGGGTTGGGTTAAGAAACCAAGGCGAAAGGATAGCAAAACCAGCCTCGTGAGATCAGAACATCTTAGAAAGTCTATCAACACTGACAG GATATTGATGATGGACTCGGAGGAGCCCGAGGAGCATGATAGTGACGAGGGAGAATATCAAAGCCTTGAAGAGCAGGACATGGTCCAGTACAGAGTATGCTACTCTCATCCAAAGTACACCAAGGAG GAAGACGTTAAGAAGAAGAG ATGTCCGGCAGGTCGTTCAGGGAACAACCCTGGGAGACAGAAGCGGGTTGTGTCGTGTAAGAGGAAGACCCACCATCTCAATATCTGTCGAAGGAAGCAGCCAGCCACATGGAAAACTTATGATGTGGCCAACAAGGAGAACGAAATGGCCTGTGTGCAGGACATGGAAGAGATATTCTATATGGACCCATGGGAGTTTCCACTCACTGTCCCTCATCCTAACAAGACTGATGAGGCTGGTTCAAAAAACAGTGACTACTTCACAGAG TTGTCAAAAGACCACAACACAATGACAGAGGTGCTCTTTGGAAGAAATCTGAGACTGAGTGTAGCTTTGACCCTGTGGCAAAGAAATGTTGGAGAACTGCTTACGTATTTTTTAAG GATCCAAGACACTGGTGTGTTTGTTGATTTTCTTCCAGTGATAACAAAAAG CCTTGATGGTGAGTCAGAGTCACCCAGCGTTTCCATTGGCTGTTGTGTTGACCTTTTCCCCCTAGTGAAAGAGGTCCTCACTACTCCATATGAAGA GCACCTGGTAGCTGGTTTACGATTGGTACAATCAGTATTAAGACATTGGTGGCCAGAGCTCTCAGCAAGTGAAGGACCTGACACACATTCTATGGATGG AAATATCCAAGTGTTCAAACAGCAGCTAAAGGAGTTTTGGAACCAGGAGCCTCATTTGAGTTCAGTTCCAGGAAGTGCAGGTGAAATAGCAAAG GTTATAGACTATTACCTGTTACAATTGCCCTGA